One genomic region from Triticum aestivum cultivar Chinese Spring unplaced genomic scaffold, IWGSC CS RefSeq v2.1 scaffold98769, whole genome shotgun sequence encodes:
- the LOC123173018 gene encoding uncharacterized protein: MPWPSAAAGHQESQPMPSDPGERRGLFSCLFSECDAPPLDKSNLDADLLELLLDLHEEAFGRLPVHDMPVEAADQLAISMREGGLCLGLLDPVTNIILNTVALLPRDFGDMAKPDRRRSKRLAAGRVQPSDYSSWNTSWVLPSSGRVTCGPSTRRATWYSIAGASRQALIRFMVGSFGCLSEEQATRYLHWARADLALAVQLVEHDLHTAAVSPPDPASERTQAAFKYAASCGRRHPAPDDLVRLQASPLPKQCLRDSAPLLKKGGRKLSVDDVIAIMDLLRYQVGAPLDLQFSLRPSGRELLVYCRDLKADEGRLDISNTTSSDGFKMFTINVERHGDHFAALRSPHEHRSMISSCLQKVVKTAKAHFGSAVMICSGDACEYTGSLRMRLHDMIHGFYLKVFAMLPSTWLHLIPYILFAGHCYGPMDPVSNIIINSICHHILRPLPSSADYKVEVYDILDTLSMLRVEVRSLEGLTALVRASSESQCSTQRAMEHLSCKRCDLSQETHTSLQFTDAAAAARHPQHAELGSFFASLAPDRLIDLRLLLSTSADGRISFESLGEIISTLKQSALLLVAPVSPNAAELCNEAKETLLQKRSCYNEMKLFIRAELAQVLKKYAFEHPLEPKYEPSVICGLVAAPRSLDRLSYHVHFVAASESDNQLFFAEINEPFPDPPKPNFCCPLPLTSTGRCYYGEGSARKIVYPDSSELLECNIDITDYGTVHADGLLDPDFILDFRRDVQFAEDLRKYCEEQKADEYELI, translated from the exons ATGCCGTGGCCCTCGGCTGCCGCCGGACACCAGGAATCGCAGCCGATGCCGTCAGATCCGGGAGAGCGCAGGGGTCTGTTCTCATGCTTGTTCAGCGAGTGCGACGCTCCCCCCTTGGACAAATCGAATTTGGACGCCGATCTCCTGGAGCTCCTCCTCGACTTGCACGAGGAGGCTTTCGGCCGGCTGCCCGTCCATGACATGCCGGTGGAAGCCGCCGACCAGTTGGCCATATCCATGCGCGAAGGCGGCCTCTGCCTCGGCCTCCTCGACCCCGTCACCAACATCATCCTCAACACCGTCGCCCTCCTCCCGCGCGACTTCGGGGACATGGCAAAGCCCGACAGGAGGAGGTCCAAGAGGCTGGCCGCCGGCAGGGTGCAACCCAGTGACTACAGCAGCTGGAACACCAGCTGGGTTTTGCCATCCTCCGGCAGGGTTACCTGTGGGCCGTCCACCCGCAGGGCTACATGGTACTCTATTGCTGGGGCGTCCCGCCAGGCTCTCATCAGATTCATGGTTGGCTCCTTCGGATGCCTCAGCGAAGAACAGGCCACCCGCTACCTCCACTGGGCACGCGCCGATCTCGCCCTCGCAGTCCAGCTGGTCGAGCACGATCTACACACTGCTGCTGTTTCACCACCCGACCCTGCCTCTGAAAGGACGCAAGCCGCCTTCAAGTACGCCGCAAGCTGTGGGCGGCGGCACCCTGCGCCTGATGACCTGGTGCGGCTCCAGGCGTCGCCCCTGCCCAAACAGTGCCTCCGCGACTCCGCCCCCTTGCTCAAGAAGGGAGGGCGCAAGCTCAGTGTCGATGATGTCATTGCCATCATGGATTTGCTGCGATACCAGGTCGGTGCCCCCTTGGATCTTCAGTTTAGCTTGCGGCCAAGCGGAAGAGAGCTACTTGTCTACTGCCGGGACCTCAAGGCCGACGAAGGGAGACTAGACATTTCCAACACCACAAGCTCCGATGGCTTCAAAATGTTCACCATCAATGTCGAGCGTCATGGAGACCACTTCGCGGCCCTGCGGTCTCCTCACGAGCACAGATCCATGATCTCATCCTGTTTGCAGAAGGTCGTGAAAACCGCCAAAGCACACTTCGGCTCTGCGGTCATGATCTGTTCTGGCGATGCCTGCGAATACACTGGGTCTCTCAGGATGAGGCTCCACGACATGATCCACGGCTTCTATCTCAAAGTCTTCGCCATGCTGCCCTCTACGTGGCTCCACCTCATCCCCTACATCCTATTCGCTGGCCACTGCTATGGCCCCATGGACcctgtctccaacatcatcatcaactccaTTTGCCACCACATACTGCGCCCGCTCCCATCGTCAGCTGACTACAAAGTAGAGGTGTATGACATCCTCGACACCCTCTCTATGCTTCGTGTGGAGGTCCGTTCCTTGGAAGGCCTCACTGCCCTCGTCCGAGCAAGCTCCGAGTCCCAATGCTCGACGCAGCGGGCGATGGAGCACCTCTCCTGCAAACGCTGTGACCTGTCCCAGGAGACGCACACCTCGCTGCAGTTTACTGACGCAGCCGCAGCCGCTCGACACCCACAACATGCTGAGCTGGGATCATTCTTCGCTTCCCTGGCGCCTGACAGGCTCATTGACCTGCGGCTCTTGCTGTCCACTAGCGCCGATGGCAGGATCTCCTTTGAGTCTCTTGGGGAAATAATATCCACTCTCAAACAAAGTGCACTGCTGTTGGTGGCTCCCGTATCTCCCAATGCGGCTGAACTGTGCAACGAGGCTAAGGAGACTCTGCTACAAAAGAGGTCATGTTATAACGAGATGAAGTTATTCATCCGCGCTGAGCTTGCGCAAGTGCTGAAGAAATATGCCTTTGAGCATCCTCTG GAACCAAAATATGAGCCAAGTGTTATCTGTGGTTTGGTGGCGGCTCCCAGATCCCTAGACAGGCTTTCCTATCATGTTCATTTTGTGGCTGCTTCTGAATCTGATAACCAACTCTTCTTTGCTGAAATAAATGAGCCATTTCCTGACCCGCCAAAACCAAATTTCTGCTGCCCTCTACCCCTGACATCTACTG GTCGTTGCTACTATGGAGAGGGGTCTGCGAGGAAGATTGTGTATCCAGATTCATCAGAACTTCTTGAGTGTAATATTGATATTACAGACTATGGAACGGTGCACGCAGATGGATTGTTGGACCCAGATTTCATCTTGGATTTTAGGAGAGACGTGCAGTTTGCAGAGGATCTGAGGAAGTACTGTGAAGAACAAAAGGCTGATGAGTATGAATTAATATGA